In Candidatus Roseilinea sp., one DNA window encodes the following:
- a CDS encoding MFS transporter, translating into MSFLRVTIGLMLAQSLAQAAHSTAVTVNTLAAVQLSGQKALAGLAGMAVLGGSALAAYPAGHLMARLGRRYGLVLGAITASLGAGLAGFGIVRASFFAFLWGLFVVGMGRAALEQSRFAAAEVTPQARRARVMSLVIWGATVGAVSGPLLAAPAGNWALSLGMRTYAGPLLLTSAGYAVVALVLFVMLAVDWQRLVERASSTPPTTRATPPTPMTPMTPTTPVTPASHRRSFREALRQPAVFAALMAMACGQAAMVLLMASVSVHMSDHGHDLGDISAVISIHVLGMFAFSPLVGQLADRLGRRAVIVAGALVLMAGCVIAPLSLDTPWIALGQFFVGLGWSGCYVAGSALLTDALGQAERARLQGANDAVVNIASAMGSLGSGLLLAAVGFTFLSAVGFAVALLPLLVAAFASPPAARTLARAE; encoded by the coding sequence ATGTCCTTCTTGCGCGTCACGATCGGGCTGATGCTGGCGCAGAGCCTGGCCCAAGCTGCCCACTCGACCGCCGTCACGGTGAACACGCTGGCCGCCGTGCAACTGAGCGGGCAGAAGGCGTTGGCCGGCCTAGCCGGCATGGCGGTGCTGGGCGGCTCGGCCTTGGCCGCTTACCCGGCCGGCCATTTGATGGCGCGTCTGGGGCGACGCTACGGCCTGGTGCTCGGCGCGATCACGGCCTCGCTGGGCGCGGGATTGGCCGGCTTCGGCATCGTGCGCGCCAGCTTCTTCGCCTTCTTGTGGGGGCTGTTCGTGGTAGGGATGGGTCGCGCCGCGCTCGAACAGAGCCGCTTCGCTGCCGCGGAGGTGACGCCTCAGGCACGCCGCGCCCGCGTGATGAGCCTGGTGATCTGGGGTGCGACGGTCGGCGCAGTGTCGGGACCGCTGCTGGCCGCGCCGGCAGGCAACTGGGCGCTGTCTCTGGGCATGCGCACCTACGCCGGCCCGCTGCTGCTCACCTCCGCCGGCTACGCCGTGGTCGCCCTCGTGCTGTTCGTCATGCTCGCGGTGGACTGGCAGCGCTTGGTCGAGCGCGCATCGTCCACCCCCCCGACAACACGAGCAACTCCACCGACACCGATGACCCCAATGACGCCAACGACACCGGTGACACCGGCATCCCACCGGCGTTCGTTTCGCGAGGCACTACGCCAGCCAGCGGTGTTTGCCGCGCTGATGGCGATGGCGTGCGGCCAAGCCGCCATGGTGCTGTTGATGGCCAGCGTGAGCGTGCACATGAGCGACCATGGCCATGACCTCGGCGACATCTCGGCCGTCATCAGCATCCACGTGCTGGGCATGTTTGCTTTCTCGCCGCTGGTGGGCCAGTTGGCCGACCGATTGGGCCGGCGCGCGGTGATCGTCGCGGGGGCGCTGGTGCTGATGGCCGGCTGCGTGATCGCGCCGTTGTCGTTGGACACGCCGTGGATCGCGCTCGGCCAGTTCTTCGTCGGCCTGGGCTGGAGTGGGTGCTACGTTGCCGGCTCGGCGTTGCTGACCGATGCGTTGGGGCAGGCGGAGCGGGCGCGCCTGCAGGGCGCCAACGATGCTGTGGTGAACATCGCCTCGGCGATGGGCAGCTTGGGCAGCGGGCTGTTGCTGGCGGCCGTTGGATTCACGTTCTTGTCGGCCGTCGGCTTCGCAGTGGCGCTGCTGCCGTTGTTGGTCGCGGCGTTCGCTTCGCCGCCGGCGGCCCGAACGCTGGCGCGGGCAGAGTAG
- the hpnA gene encoding dihydroflavonol-4-reductase has translation MNTYTARPSFYAVHCASAAQKVPHFSALYPNRLVNFGGHMLALVTGATGFIGANLVEALTQHGWTARALHRPSSSLKALAGLTYESAVGDVTDPGSLGVAMVGVDVVFHVAAVADYWRSDAGTMMRVNVDGTRNVLQAALDAGVRRVVFTSSCAALGRPPFGQVLDERAQFNLQPHEFPYGYSKHLAEQVCREFVARGLDVVIVNPAVVFGPRDVNLISSSLIVEAARRVIPFVSPGGVSVVDVADVCAGHIAAAERGRAGERYILTGENLTYRQLFDIVADVVGRPRPRLTLPGALFKAVAPPVDFLHRQLGWKLPVSSEQVRFAAETFWFDPSKARCELGLTTRPVDETIARTYAWYVAHGYIINVDRR, from the coding sequence ATGAACACATATACGGCCCGGCCTAGCTTCTATGCCGTCCACTGTGCCTCCGCCGCGCAAAAAGTCCCCCACTTTTCTGCGCTATACCCCAACCGTCTTGTAAACTTCGGCGGTCATATGCTCGCACTCGTCACCGGCGCGACCGGTTTCATCGGCGCCAATCTCGTCGAAGCACTCACTCAGCATGGCTGGACGGCGCGTGCGCTGCACCGGCCGTCGTCCTCGCTCAAGGCGTTGGCCGGCTTGACCTACGAATCGGCCGTCGGTGACGTGACCGACCCGGGATCGCTCGGTGTGGCAATGGTCGGCGTGGACGTGGTCTTCCACGTCGCAGCCGTCGCCGACTATTGGCGCAGCGACGCCGGCACGATGATGCGCGTGAACGTGGACGGCACGCGCAACGTGCTGCAGGCGGCGCTGGACGCCGGCGTGCGACGCGTGGTGTTCACCAGCAGTTGCGCTGCGCTCGGCCGGCCGCCGTTCGGCCAGGTGCTCGACGAGCGCGCACAGTTCAATCTGCAACCCCACGAGTTTCCCTACGGCTACAGCAAACACCTGGCCGAACAAGTGTGTCGCGAGTTCGTCGCGCGCGGGCTGGATGTGGTCATCGTCAACCCGGCGGTGGTGTTCGGCCCGCGCGACGTGAACCTGATCAGCAGCAGCCTGATCGTCGAAGCGGCGCGGCGCGTCATCCCTTTCGTCTCGCCCGGCGGCGTGAGCGTGGTGGACGTGGCCGATGTGTGCGCTGGCCACATCGCCGCTGCGGAGCGTGGGCGGGCCGGCGAACGCTATATCTTGACCGGCGAGAACCTGACCTACCGGCAACTGTTCGACATTGTGGCCGACGTGGTTGGCCGCCCCCGGCCGCGTCTGACGCTGCCAGGCGCGCTGTTCAAGGCGGTCGCCCCGCCGGTTGACTTCCTGCACCGACAGTTGGGTTGGAAGCTGCCGGTGAGCAGCGAGCAGGTGCGCTTCGCGGCCGAGACGTTCTGGTTCGACCCAAGCAAGGCGCGATGCGAGTTAGGGCTGACGACGCGGCCGGTTGACGAGACGATCGCGCGGACGTACGCGTGGTACGTAGCGCATGGATATATCATCAACGTGGATCGGCGTTAG
- the uppP gene encoding undecaprenyl-diphosphatase: MDLSLLFKALVMGIVEGLTEFLPISSTGHLIVAGKLIGFPETIAATFEIFIQLGAILAVVVYFARDLFDLLRRTTHDRRAQCLLLNVAIAFVPAAVVGVLLSRLIKDNLFNPITVAFALIAGGVIMLIVEWRPRRANTHHVEDAHWRQALIVGLAQIASLWPGFSRSASTIIGGLLAGMDRPTALRFSFYLSIPTMLAATVFDFVRNLDAIHPTELPAFAVGLVSAFLVALVVIKFFLSYVARRDLKPFAWYRIVVGIALLGLAAAGFFG, encoded by the coding sequence ATGGATTTATCACTGCTGTTCAAGGCGCTCGTCATGGGCATCGTCGAAGGCCTCACCGAATTCCTCCCGATTTCCTCCACCGGCCACCTCATCGTCGCCGGCAAGTTGATCGGATTCCCCGAAACGATCGCCGCGACGTTCGAGATCTTCATCCAGCTCGGCGCCATTCTGGCGGTGGTCGTTTACTTCGCGCGCGACTTGTTCGATCTATTGCGGCGGACAACGCACGACCGGCGCGCGCAGTGCTTGCTACTCAACGTCGCCATCGCGTTCGTTCCAGCAGCCGTTGTCGGCGTGCTGCTCAGCCGTCTCATCAAGGACAATCTATTCAACCCCATCACGGTCGCGTTTGCGTTGATCGCCGGAGGCGTCATCATGTTGATCGTGGAATGGCGACCGCGCCGGGCGAACACACATCATGTGGAAGACGCGCACTGGCGACAGGCGCTCATCGTTGGCCTCGCGCAGATCGCCTCGCTGTGGCCGGGCTTCTCGCGATCGGCGTCCACCATCATCGGCGGCTTGCTGGCCGGCATGGACCGGCCTACCGCGCTGCGCTTCTCGTTCTACCTCTCGATTCCTACGATGCTGGCCGCGACGGTGTTCGACTTCGTGCGCAACCTGGACGCGATCCATCCCACCGAGCTGCCGGCGTTCGCCGTCGGGTTGGTCTCTGCCTTCCTCGTTGCGCTCGTTGTCATTAAGTTCTTTCTCAGCTACGTCGCCCGGCGCGACCTGAAGCCGTTCGCCTGGTATCGCATCGTCGTCGGGATCGCCCTGCTCGGGCTGGCCGCAGCCGGCTTCTTCGGATGA
- a CDS encoding DNA polymerase III subunit delta has product MWYLFHGPNTLARDEEIARMKAKLGEPEMASLNTTVIERGAPLRDLIAACDAMPFLTDKRLVIASNWLTGLGAQKAKAKSGEAGPLQVLLAYLPTMPETTRLVFAEDVTLDDAHPLLKLAADKASGGVVKRYELPSDSARWIIERAKSKGGDISPQAAQLLSIKINRGNPNDRDHVESDSRAYLLKLDNELDKLVSYALGRRIESADVESLVQDEDVADIFKFVDAMGARDAEAAYRAMRGVLARGESPLVVLAHIARQTRLLIQAKEHADLDSEQLARAIGVHPFVAKKVLQQANRFSLGELEQAHAALLEADLAIKTGRMDDATALDVLVAALCAQA; this is encoded by the coding sequence ATGTGGTATCTCTTCCACGGCCCGAACACACTGGCGCGCGATGAGGAGATCGCCCGCATGAAGGCGAAGCTGGGCGAGCCGGAGATGGCATCGCTCAACACGACGGTGATCGAGCGCGGCGCGCCGTTGCGCGACCTGATCGCGGCGTGCGACGCGATGCCCTTTCTCACCGACAAGCGCCTGGTGATTGCATCGAATTGGCTGACCGGCCTCGGCGCGCAAAAAGCCAAGGCTAAGTCGGGGGAGGCTGGCCCGCTGCAAGTGCTGCTCGCCTATTTGCCGACGATGCCGGAGACCACGCGCCTGGTGTTCGCCGAAGACGTCACCTTGGACGACGCGCATCCGCTCCTCAAACTGGCAGCGGACAAGGCGAGCGGCGGTGTCGTCAAACGCTACGAGCTGCCGTCCGACTCAGCACGCTGGATCATCGAGCGGGCGAAGTCGAAGGGCGGGGACATCTCGCCGCAGGCAGCGCAGTTGCTCTCGATCAAGATCAATCGCGGCAATCCCAATGACCGCGACCACGTCGAATCCGACAGCCGCGCGTATTTGCTCAAGCTGGACAACGAACTCGACAAGCTGGTGAGTTATGCGCTGGGCCGGCGCATCGAAAGCGCAGACGTCGAATCGCTGGTGCAGGACGAAGACGTGGCCGACATCTTCAAGTTCGTTGACGCGATGGGTGCGCGCGATGCCGAGGCCGCCTATCGCGCCATGCGCGGTGTGTTGGCGCGTGGTGAATCGCCGCTGGTCGTGCTTGCGCACATCGCCCGGCAGACGCGCCTGCTCATCCAGGCGAAAGAACATGCCGACCTCGACTCAGAGCAACTGGCGCGCGCGATCGGCGTGCATCCGTTCGTAGCGAAGAAGGTGTTGCAGCAAGCCAACCGCTTCTCGCTCGGCGAACTGGAGCAGGCGCATGCCGCGTTGTTGGAGGCCGACCTGGCCATCAAGACCGGACGAATGGACGATGCAACTGCGCTTGACGTGCTGGTGGCGGCGTTATGTGCGCAGGCATGA